The Aedes albopictus strain Foshan chromosome 2, AalbF5, whole genome shotgun sequence region TGAGTTTTTCGGTAAACGATAAGCTTACTGTTATACGCAAAGGGGATGAATCAGAACGAGAGTGGTGGTGGGCAAAAGATTGCAATGGATGCGAAGGATATATTCCAAGGAATTTGTTAGGGGTAAAGTATCGTGCGAAGCGTTCATTGGTAATCCACAAGCAACAGTATTAATTAAATGTATTTCTTGTTTCAGTTTTATCCTCGTGTCACTCCCTGTAGCGACAATCAAATTGAATAGCAAGAGCTCGCGGCAAATATCAATATGTATCGATCCGTGTGAAAAtgtgtaatttaaaagaacaatGTGAGTTGTTGAAAGATACAAATTGCATGATCAAAATAAATATTTTGTAGCGCACAGGCTTGCTTTTATTGAAAGAAATAAAATTTGTTTAGGCCACGTCCTTAAATCAACACTAAAATAGATCATTTTCGACCCTACTTTTTTCGTAGGTAATCCCAAACTTTTTGAGTGGGCCAGGGCCGAAATATCCCCCCTAGAGTGTTACGCAATTTGCACGGTGCTTTATTTAAAAGcggctatttttttttcaaacggctGTGGAACTAAATTTAGTGAgacattaaccgttatgtggccagcAGGATACCTTTTTATTGAGACTAGGAAGTTGAAACTGCTAGATATAAGAACTCTTGCATATAAACCTATCAGCATTTTTTTCCTTCTGGAGAAAATTAAAGAACAGCCTTGTTAGTGGTGCATTATATTGGATCTCTTATTTTcgaaataaccttttgcttccggaaggggaatgttccttcttttgtatataggctgttctttatcgATACAAGCAATTTAGATTTCAGTAATGACTCTTTCCACCAAATCGTCCTTGCATATTATATCCGGAAAATTTAAAGTATTATCCTTCTTTAGAATACCTTTCCTTCTTTGACGTTAAGTGTGTAGTTGATTTTTTACTTAAATcgttttatgccaaacgtcctttatgccaaatgtccattatgccaaatggtattatgccaaacggccttatgccaaacgtaccagaccctttCCTATTCACacgggactgttgtgcgaatgggggcagcttacacggaactacaaatcaacccaaattttagttcttttgacgcaatcccgcacctccatggaattactcaaatttgcgtcaaacagcgatagtggtcacCAGGTAGTTTTCGTTTGATCGCTGCAAAATTCTCACCCAGTACCGtgtcatgccctaataccgtgaccttaaggatgctcttcacttcaaagagccctgtaaaaatcaataatccatgtttcttgatttttcaaacgctacattattgcttattgtgtgtattatgtataataaatatgattaatggaattccaaatgtttaatccattgttaaaatcaaaatagtaaaacatagcattgttcctaataccgtgtatgtgacccgcaaacattggtggtcctttgaatcatcactatatcaatcatactaagttcatacttaaaagaacctgtgcgtcaaacgttgcctagaggtttgtgcaattgattcataaagtaaaaagtatcaataatatgttcagtttgcaagttttaaccgaaacacggtatttggaacacaaaaggaaccatgccctaataccgtgtattggtactttgccctcacattctgtaaatatttttaatcgcttgtttttataaatatgtgccaaatttatcacgcctaacttgaGCAGGTTTAATACgctaatgattgaactagttactcagttaaaaaaataatacacttagtaaaatatttgagttttttgtcaaatacacggtattaggaggcacacggtattagggcatggcacggtagtaAGGCAGcacccatttattacgtaacgctaatatcgacatttttcgaccaaaactccaagggcacgttggtcctccgcacgtagggtccatgtttcgtgcccatagaggacgaccggtctaatcagcgttttgtagatagttaatttcgtgttacggcgaactttattcgatcgtagagttctgcggagtccaaagtaagcatgatttcctgccacaatgcgtcactgaatttctctgctgctgTCGTTagcgtcaccagtgagcccaagtacacgaattcttcaaccgcctcgatttcatcaccgtcgatataaattaggGGTGGCGGGCGCTGTGATtcatccctggagccctttgccatcatgtactttgtcttcgacacattaatgacaattcgattcgcctggcttcactctttagtcggatgtacgtttccgccatcttctcaaataatatcaatatcatcagcgaaaccaagcagctgaacggacttcgtgaaaatcgttccactcgtgtttatccccgctctccttattacaccctctaaagcaagcacgaaaggccatcaccttgccgtaaccctctgcgagattcgaagggactcgagagtgtcctgatactcgaactgcgcacatcactcgatccatcgtcgccttgatcaatcgtatcagtttatccgggaatccgtattcgtgcataatctgccaatgctgttctaaaaaaaaacgctagtacatagggtcaaatatttgtccaaaaacaaacaaaaaaaaaagacacggataccgtcttcagccagaggctgtacatatGTACGCTTATACGCTTGGTGATGCACGGTCGCGAGCCTCCACAGATgttcaaacatctggtttgactcGATAGAATCGTCATGTgtctcatacatatttttattctTTAGTTCATTCGTTGTCAAATATTAGACCCTGTGTACTCGTAGCATTagataaaattataaaaaactCAATCGGTCTTAGCAGTGCCTTCTGTatgataaaaaataaatgaaaacaaacaaaacagTTGAAGCTTGCGATTACAATTTTATTGTCAGCATCAATCACGTTTATTAGGTTTGCAGGCACACATCTACATTGGACAAATAATACACATTGAATATTTCCTTTTAAGGAGGACTTTTACTAGTATTTTATACCTCGTAGTCAATTTCGTTGAAATACCAATACTTATGTTTAATTAAACAACAGTTCTACTTTCGACGTCACGTGGCCGTGCAATTTGTTTCATGATTTTAACACAGATCAACTTTTACATACAGTACAATTATTAAAATGCTGTTTCGGGAATATTTTTATACTTCGGATGGTTGGCAACGTCAGCAAATTTGTTTGTCCTGCATTTTACTAGCTAATTGACTTTAGCATTTTAgttgcttcaaatatttttttcggtacGATAAATTTACTGATATGGCTTTAAACTTTCGTCTGTTTAATTCCAAGAATGGATTCAGCTACACCTAAAAAGTACACCATCTGCGCAATACCGAACAACGGAGCTATAACAATCATACGGCAAAGTCCGCCTTTGAAAAATGCTTTGGGTCCTTCATTAACGAATGTTTTTCTAAAAGATAAAAATCGAATAATTAATGTTGACTTTTCTACTAACTCGATGCTGTTGCATATTACTTGATACAGTCAGCGACGCCATTGAATTGCATTTCACCTTCGGCCTTTTTGAGTGCTTGGAGTCGTGTTTTGACGACATCAAATGGATTCACAGCCAATGCTGCTAAAGATCCAGCAGCACACCCACTCAAGAAGGAACACCTGAAACGATCAAATTATAATGTAGGGTATGgttgccatcagtaatctcacgctcccatattcatcctattcgaaaacaagcgattacgacaccgattgattccgttctttttgttttcgtgggtgctcacttctagcaaaaaataaaaaaataagaaacaaaacaaacagcgcttcaatcctttgtttttcgtaggatgaaattgggagccacatgcttaaccctttataaggcagtggcaactatattgccacctactgtttgtatttttttctgttttataacaatttatttcgaacttttttttggtttacgcaaaattgggattactaacaacgcctggtatttttttggtactaaactaagctttaacaacaatttgggagccatttgtagtctcaaaaatggctaaatttaaccgcgtgaagaaaattagctcaaacttattgtaaaataatagatttggtaaatattttaagaaatagtcaaattatgggttgacatgagctgaactacacagtttaaatTATGGTTTAAgacctaatccactctaaaatgtCGTTTTCGGCTTTTTATCGATGtcgaaagaagaaaagtaccctaaccgggcagtggcaagaatattgccaccagcgctggtggcctaaacgggcagtggcaactatattgccacctcaaaagctcgtttttggggtaaacgggcagtggcaactatattgccaccagcgtttttggcctgaacgggcagtggcaactatattgccacctagatttttgagagtttctttcaaacaaaaattgttttgtacatgtaatcatttccataatagtatgcgttgacaactcttctagttttctcggccttataaagggttaagaagGGAACAAATACCCTATGTACTGTAGATATCCAACGAggaatatagggtatcgcgccacttgggcggtggcttctatattcgtctgttttccactataacttagtcaattttgaaccaatagacttgaaatgttgtacacgggtaggtactatacctatctcatcacattccaaaagttgtgtcaattggttcaaatttgactgagttatagtggaaaacagacgaatatagaagccaccgcccaagtagcgcgattccctattaggGTTAAAACCATTCCAtctatttcgggtgaaattgaccaCTTTTCaaagtttttggcttctaatttttgaacagCTATTGATATACCtagtcaaactcaatgctttaaaacaagtacgaacacggttttcatcagtcaaagagGTCGAAACTTTTACtgtaaatcattttattgcaataaataggTAGGGttctggttcccttattaagcatgtggctcccattttcatcctacgaaaaacaaaggaatgaagcgttgtttgttttgtttcttatttttgtattttttgttgggagtgagcacgcatgaaatcaaaaagaatggaatcaatcggtgccgtaatcgcttgttttcgaataggatgaatatgggagcgtgagattactgatggaacacataccctatcatttgaaataagaaatcaaaaattttagtttcggggcgAAATTGTTCAGtaatgcctttgtaagtgctgaaaatatgttttctacatgaattaaccaccccagaatgcaagGAGCTATGcaaaacatttacaagtttagtaAGTTTTTAATTATATAAGTTTAAAGTTTGATAAATCTAaacaaaaaactcctgaaagtatgCGATTTCCAAACCGTCGTCACTTTAGGAAAAGTACAATTGTGTGCATACATTTCAATACCTATTTATATAAATTTTGATGACggaatcgggtttagcgaatcattcaaatatttattcCATGTACGACACTGCTACGGTaataaaagtttgaaagtgtctttgaagttcgcctaacacacaattcgaaaaatattgaatttaatgcagaaatatgtgactaaatgGCTGTAAActatgtaactcatcattcaataacccttgagccagatgatggtcattttataCCAATTGTTTCAAATTCACagctttatttttaacaaatgaggAGGCcaaaatcaaaggggtgtaagcagagatgccagatatacagatttttctgtattatacagatttttgaccttccataaagacaagatacagagtacagaaaaatacagatttttgaaatgtgatacagatttctatagaaagcataaaatttgaagttattttcaatgaattcaatgaaaactttgttaattgctgcttaaactttgaagaatttattaaaatttgcacattttcacacatgtgttagaaaaatttaaaatcgtcaaaaagtagtacatttttgttagtttctattgaaatctaggactcccggtgtctgctataccctcaaacacggcgatacagaaaaatctgtattgatacagatttttgatgaaaataatctggcatctctgggtgtaagtgaccattttgtcgattttgagctgataaaataaacaaaatcTTCAGGTtttaagctttcaggaacttttttaacattatttttacgatgattagaaaaattacaataaatcgtagaaaattgtgtCGATTTTTAAACTCAATacatttgtatgggatgaaaagttGGTGAGAAACTTTAattctcatttactcgaaagtgggtttttgtcacttacacccctttgattctaaccccctcaaataaaAATAGCCCTcatgtcgatcaatttcacccgaaatcacggtaccataGAATACTCGAAACCTAAACCCAAATGACTAGTTTTCCTGCATTGCAGTGACGACCAATTACCAATGCTTGTGaaacacaaaatagatgaaatgAGGCCACAAAGAGAATGGGAACCTGTATAGCCGGAGCAGTAAATATGCAAACATTCAacaagaccatgctgaaggtgaaggTTTCGATTTTCGGTGAGTTCAGGATTTTTTGGGATGTTCTATTGGAGCTGCGCGAAAGAAAAAATGCTGGCTGCAAAGGATTTGCCTTATAGCTTCTATTCTTCCCGTTCAGTGTACCTagtagcagtgctgaaaatgtcattttgacatATCAAGATTCAATCCCCTACAGCGCATTTCAGAAGCTAAACCTGAAATTATGgtaggtatatgaaaaacttttgcggctagatcagttcgaaaaatgccaattgctattcatcatgaatatcatttggcatttttcgaagatagtcgATGACATTGACCCTAAATATTAAAGTGagggcggtttttccgtgactttcttgtagaactgggcTAGCCACATAAGTTTGTCAGGTTCAGCTTTTGAAATGCTTGCTAGAGGagaggaaccatctcggcaggggtcctattttgggcacttttctgctataactcagccaattctgaaccaattgaacaatttttggaacgcgatgagatacgtatagtatctagccgtgaacaaaatttcaagtcaattggtttggaattgattgagttataacaAAGAGTGCCAAAAATACTGGCCGCTGcctaagtggttcgctaccctatctaAATTACAATtagatagggtgacaaagggtattatcggcaggtttgttctcttcgtcatggggggtttttgtgggccgaattgcctgaaatttggacaTGTAACTCAGCTtgcttgggaaggatttgaggccaactctgagatcaacatgtttcaaaaaaccacccatgacgaagagaacaaaactgccgaaaatacgtaagttcccctatgtcgaaatgacattttcaacacTGCCTTGTAGTGATgtttaaaatctcaaaaaatatgaCGACCATGCTTACCAAAACACCGCTTCTCCGGATCCATCCGCCTTCCGTGGACCGAGATCGTTGAGTGTTGCGAACAACGGGAAGTATACTACCGAAAACGATACGTCCCGCAGCATGGTGGCACCTGTACCCTTATATAGGCCAGTAATTCCTTTAGTTCTGATCAACTCAAGAGCAATCTGAGTTGCTGATGTTTTTggtatagtttttccggcttcttTGGCCTAGATTAAAAAAAACGTTAATTTGTTGTGCGTCTGTATAATTTGCTcactaaaacaaataaaaatgacaAGTAAGATGCATGTAGGGTATTtcaaccaatagtggaccccttagtagctgaaatttGTTTTGATCGTAAAAATAATATGATATCCTTTAAATTGTCTTTACCAAtgtacagtggtccacgaaccagatttacgagatgcattcagcgccttcaaatgaatttttagacaaatatggtcttctacaaagtttttttttttatttttattttttatttttttatttttttttttttatgggttttcagttggagctgcgtgacagcttgattgtcaaggctgaacccgttattcaaatttcatctctaccaagaccaatgtttagacggaataggctatgttgcccaatttaacactagtttttacattgtgcctaagtagttttaatcaaaattttgcattttccctcCCGTAGATGTATTAGTCATGTCTGTCTACCCTCAGTCATGTGAAGTATATGAAGCTATCAGAATAAATCTTTACCCGCGAAACCTGAAGCACCAGGAATGTTTATATCCTTGATATTActtcttggaaataacataacacaaaatgctgtctatgttgacaactgtgcCTATGCTATCTCCAAGAAATATTATGTAAAATGTATAGTTGAATTAATTATGGtcaaataccaattgaagacaacaaccattactgcgataacacctatgttggtagccacctacagcactggcgccatccccaatgatagacactagttttgaacatgtcatgcatgggcttccaatgatacgagaaacgaaaacaacctaactattaaaacagggccaatccgttcatttgtcctatcggtcctacctagataaaccaagtCATTTTCTCCCCGTAACCTAGAAATGTcagcctagtcatacacaagtaacgtcattcagcttagaaacaatcagtttttgtccaaaatgtcacgtcgaacgcattgacgtcaataaagtgttaaagtatggtccactgcacgaacttgGGCCGGCCCGCTCACTCCCAAAGATAATttggcgtttgagcggtgtcgtcaccgctcaaacgtcaaaccatgtgtgagagcaagcaggccagtagtatcgtgcagtaatccattgttcgcacgttagcttcgaatctatcagcactattATGTGCTGTAACTTTCCTTCCTACTATTTGGTTGATTTTACCAGATTTATATAAAGAGTATATTACTGGATATCATcgtaatattgaaaaaaaaaataaatttgttttgataaaattactaatttaaatatatttaattattgtaaattgctcaaattattgtaaatttagtagtaaatcaaaatcaaccaaaaaacgtgggaaagaaagcccacacagcattttcaagtctactggcaaaaaagttttcaaaacctgTTACAAAACCAATAATATTTGtagtaggatttgtaacgatcctcaaaaccttcttaaatccaaccaacttggaactattgcttgggtatagaatctattgagccccggcggtccctccgtgtttatcgagcatgtctgatgaatatgcaaaaacatatgatcagccatactccatctgcagcagccggttcgtgatgaaccgttggaggcgcattaaagtgttaaaaaggtgatatgattcactaaagaatactacattacaataaccttcactttaataccgtcaaaccctgcgaacttggccagggctgcgaacttggccagggaatatggtcttctacaaagttgttcctaaaaataaggccctctttccaatgtacatgagaATTAAGGTGGTccataatttcaaaaaaaaaatggaaaccaaacttttttatttgcaagaataactatatacattcatcgggaaagttgtagatctatcaatttcgagcaagtttgctgaagacagttacATAGAAACTTTCTGCCAAcaactttttcagttttgattttttatcaaggtcgcccaagaaacacttcgCCCAAGAGCTTcgaaaaacgcgcattttcgtgcgctgagaatgttgctacgtcattccgttcaaaagatatttttgaatttctagaaaaaataggcacttttcaagtattttttacttgagttacaaacataacacccctctaattttttgatatgttttataacaacatttcttctttttattgcgggcaaaagatatttttttatgtttgccccaatccgtcatatcaccttttcaaaaaactatgaatttaagaaaaacacctgtaactattgaaccaaaagagataacgaccatctcagcgcacaaaacgacgcgtcttcaaatgctctacaagtgtttcttgggcgactttgatgaaaaatcaaaactgaaaaagttattgccagaaaaccggtttttcttgaaccaccctaagcttattcagaaaaatatctctagatcggtcaattttaaagctacataaaactgTCTTGAGCAAACTTGCtcgaaattgatagatctacaacttttttaAAGAatgtagggtgacaaagggtattatcggcaggtttgttctcttcgtcatggggggtttttgtgggccgaattgcctgaaatttggacaTGTAACTCAGCTtgcttgggaaggatttgaggccaactctgagatcaacatgtttcaaaaaaccacccatgacgaagaaaacaaaactgccgaaaatacgtaagttcccctataaaaaaataaatgcaaataaaaaagtttggtttccaatttctttgaaattatggaccaccctaattttcatatacattggaaagagggccttaattttaggaacaactttgtagaagaccatatgtgtctaaaaactcatttgaaggcgctgtatgcatctttcctcgtaaatctgtttcgtgggcCATTGTGCAATGGTTACACAGCAAGATCTATGTTTTTGCACACAAAAACCGAGCGAAAACACCTTATATTTACCataaaataattatttgaaatctctatcaaattatcctatagtggaccccgcggggtccactattgggctgttggggtccactattgggtagatcgtattctcttaccatgttgaATCGATGACAATAGTGGACCCACTTGGATttaacctatagtggacccccagaCTTGTTAATATTTATAAATTTGTTCAAATAATCAATTTTTGCCTATCTAGACTAGCTTCATCACATGGAACTGCTGTATAGGTACATAAACCATGGTCTCCCGGTTGAAGTTTACCGGTAGAAGCATATTTAAgcggaaaatttgagaaaaattgcaaggggtccactataggttaaGGGTCCACTATTGGATAAAATACCCTTAGATGATAAAATAGTTTAAATGATtactacccaactaacatgtttgctgtataagagtttataagagctttcttccaagagcgtttgcttcataagcttttatacagctacttttgttagtagggtagtgccttgtaccatttgggcaggtgtgcctattgtgggcacttgccgctactaAAACCTATTAATACCAATTCATTTAAATTTTTGTACCTACAGAGAGAAGATACTGTACGCATTTTATCGTGCTCCAAAAAATAAATTATTatccaaaatagatacacctgcccaaattaTGCAAgacc contains the following coding sequences:
- the LOC109414992 gene encoding mitochondrial glutamate carrier 1; translated protein: MANTSADAKQFPLVPKIINGGIAGIIGVSCVFPLDLVKTRLQNQQVGPNGERMYKSMFDCFKKTYKVEGYFGMYRGSAVNILLITPEKAIKLAANDFFRHNLRTKDGKLPITRQMAAGGLAGLCQIVITTPMELLKIQMQDAGRLAAQAKEAGKTIPKTSATQIALELIRTKGITGLYKGTGATMLRDVSFSVVYFPLFATLNDLGPRKADGSGEAVFWCSFLSGCAAGSLAALAVNPFDVVKTRLQALKKAEGEMQFNGVADCIKKTFVNEGPKAFFKGGLCRMIVIAPLFGIAQMVYFLGVAESILGIKQTKV